A segment of the Capnocytophaga sp. ARDL2 genome:
CTTTTGAATTTGTTAATGATACCCATGAGTATAATATTTTTAAATTTTTAGATGATTCTTTTCATCAAGGAGGAACTAGAAAACCAATTTGTAATTGTAAATGGGGAGGAATGTTTGCATGTGGTGCATTCGAATGTAGAGGTATTGAATGTAGAGATGATGGTAAGAAAGGCTGTGGTTTTCTATTATTAGAACATTGTACGGCTGTGTGTAGATAAATAGATGATTATACAAAGGTTGTAGGATGTTCTCATAACCTTGTATATTTTAATGAAAAATAATATCTTATATAGATGAAATACATTTTATACCTTTTAATATTAATTTGTTTACAATTGGGAGTTGGAATCATCGACACAACATTTTTATTTTATATTCCAGTATTTCAATTGGTTGTTCTTTTTTATTCTTTGATTTGGTTGAAAAAGGATTGGAAACTCAATAAGTATTTTAAATATTTTTCATATTCAATATTTTTGTTGATATTTAGTTTTTTTATAGATTTTGCCTTTGTAATTTATTGGTTAATCATTTTTACTCCAATTACTATTTATTTAGCTCATATATTTTATTATAAAAAGAATGGGTTGCTAAGGATATTGATTATTTTAGCTATTCCTATGACTAATTATTTTGGAATAAAATACATAGTAGAAAATGTTGAAGCATATTTTCATTATGAATCTGATTTTCAAAAAGACTTGATAATCCCTTTTTCGAATATAGATGGGCAACCTTATCAATTTGAGGAAGATAAAATTTATGTGTTGGATTTTTGGAATACGAGTTGTGGTATTTGTATTCAAAAATTTCCTTTCTTTAGTGATATGAGCAATAAATATGCAGATAATGATAAAATAGAATTTTATGCTGTAAATATCCAACAAAAAGGTGATACAAAGGAAAAGGTGTTGAAATATGTAACTAATAAAGGTTATCATTTCAATAACTTAATGGTTGAAAATAAAGAAGAGGCGAAGAAGATAGATGTTGTTGCTGTTCCTACGGTTCTCATTGTGAAAAACAATAAAATTGTTTATAATGGCTTTCCGAGTTATGAAGACCATCTCAAGTTTAATCGCTTAGATGATTTGATAGAGAAATTTTTAGAATAGTAAAAATACATACAAAAGACTCCACAATAAAGTGGAGTTTTTTTATTAGAACATTTCTAAATAACATTTAACTGACAATTGTCATATTTTAAGATAGCGTATAGAAGTACTTTTGGTCAAAATTTCAGAAATGAGTGTCATTTATATCCTAATAACAATAAGTATCGTGGTAGCAGTAGTATTTTTAATACTATTTATCAAAGCGGTAAAAAATGGTCAGTTTGATGACGATTATACGCCGTCGGTTCGCATATTGTTTGAAGATGAAATTAAAACTAACTCTAATAATAAACAATCCAATTCAATTAATTAGCTATGGAATTACAACAATTTCACTATGACAACAAAATAGTAAAGAAATTCCTCTATGCATCTATCCTCTTTGGGGTAGTGGGTATGGTAGTAGGTTTGCTACTGGCTTTGCTATTTATTTTTCCAAATATGACAGATGGAATCTCATGGTTGAGCTTCGGAAGATTACGTCCGTTGCACACCAATGCTGTGATTTTTGCGTTTGTGGGTAATGCAATTTTTGCGGGGGTATATTACTCTTTGCAACGCTTACTTAAAACGAGAATGTACAGCGACCTTTTGTCAAACATTAACTTCTGGGGATGGCAATTGATCATCGTTGCCGCAGCGGTTACGCTTCCTTTGGGTTATACAACTTCTAAAGAATATGCCGAACTCGAATGGCCAATCGATATTGCCATTGCCGTAGTGTGGGTGGTATTTGGTTTGAATATGATTATGACAATACTAAACCGTAGAGTACGCCACATTTATGTTGCAATTTGGTTCTACTTGGCTACTTTCGTTACAGTAGCGGTATTGCATATTTTCAACTCATTGGCATTACCAGTTACCTTCTTGAAATCATATTCTGCGTACGCAGGGGTACAAGATGCCTTGGTACAATGGTGGTACGGACACAATGCGGTGGCATTCTTCTTGACTACGCCGTTCTTGGGATTGATGTACTACTACTTGCCAAAAATCGCCAACAGACCGGTTTACTCATATAGATTGTCTATCATTCACTTTTGGTCGTTGATTTTCTTATATATTTGGGCTGGTCCATCACCACTTATTATATACATCATTGCCAGATTGGGCTCAAAACTTAGGGGTAGTATTCTCTGTAATGTTGGTAGCTCCGTCTTGGGGAGGTATGATCAACGGTTTGTTGACATTGAGAGGTGCTTGGGACAAAGTAAGAATTGACCCTATTTTGAAATTCTTCGTAGTAGCAATTACTTGTTATGGTATGGCTACATTCGAAGGTCCAATGTTATCATTGAAAAATGTAAATGCAATTGCTCACTATACTGACTGGATCGTAGCTCACGTACACGTTGGAGCACTTGGTTGGAACGGATTTATGACCTTTGCTTTGGTATATTGGTTAGTACCAAGATTGACTAAAACAGAATTGTTTTCTGTAAAATTGGCAAACTTCCATTTCTGGATTGGTACATTAGGTATTATTTTGTATGCTATTCCATTG
Coding sequences within it:
- the ccoS gene encoding cbb3-type cytochrome oxidase assembly protein CcoS; its protein translation is MSVIYILITISIVVAVVFLILFIKAVKNGQFDDDYTPSVRILFEDEIKTNSNNKQSNSIN
- a CDS encoding TlpA family protein disulfide reductase, which gives rise to MKYILYLLILICLQLGVGIIDTTFLFYIPVFQLVVLFYSLIWLKKDWKLNKYFKYFSYSIFLLIFSFFIDFAFVIYWLIIFTPITIYLAHIFYYKKNGLLRILIILAIPMTNYFGIKYIVENVEAYFHYESDFQKDLIIPFSNIDGQPYQFEEDKIYVLDFWNTSCGICIQKFPFFSDMSNKYADNDKIEFYAVNIQQKGDTKEKVLKYVTNKGYHFNNLMVENKEEAKKIDVVAVPTVLIVKNNKIVYNGFPSYEDHLKFNRLDDLIEKFLE